The nucleotide window ATGCCTTTGAGGGAAACGATGGGCTGTCCGATGCCCGTGTCTGTTTGCATATCTGCTTGTACCATGGCCGTCATGTTAGAATTGTCCGGCCATGGTTGCATTTTTCATGTGTGTCACGGAAGCATCCTGATCAGTTCGCGGTCAGCTCTTTTTTGCGATCCAGACCTACGCCATTGTTAACGAATTCAAGCGTGTAGGACTTCGTGTAGTCGACGTCTCCGTTGACGACACCTGCCGCGACCATTTTTTCAAAAAATGACTTGTTACGCTCATCCGTCATGGCGCCGATGCCCATTGTGAGCGCATCACCACTGTCCACGATTCCGTAGGATTTCAGTTTATCGATCGAGAAGGCCAGCTGACCGTCGGTCATGCCCGGATTGTCCTTCTTGATCATTTCCAATGCCTTGGAATTGTCGCCGTAAAGGAAATTGACCCAGCCGATAGCCGAACCGTCGACGAAGCATTTGACGACTTCCGGTTTGGTTTCCACCAGCTCGGTCCGGGTTTCCACCGTGGTCGAATAGGTGTCATAGCCATAATCGGCGATCAGAAATATGTTCGGCTCAAAGCCGCCTTCCGTTTCGATGGCATAGGGCTCAGACGTAATGTAACCCTGTTGACCAAGCTTCTTGTCGGCCAGAAAGGGTGCAGAGTTATAGGTGTAAGGACGCACCTGTTCGTCCTTGAAACCAAACTCTGATTTCATCCATTGATAGAAAGAATTGAGACCGCCCTTCCCGATCAGGAGATTGATGTCCTTGAGGCTTTCCCAGGTATCCAGACCCTGATCCGGATGCGTCATCAGGATCTGCGGTTCTTTCTGGAAATGAGCTGCCACAACAGTGGTTGGGATGCCCTGTTCAATCGCAGAAAAAGCCTGAAGCATGTTGCCGCCCATAAGGAAGTCGATTTTTCCGACCGGCAACA belongs to Roseibium porphyridii and includes:
- a CDS encoding ABC transporter substrate-binding protein — protein: MGLSRNLGLATLAVMASTSAHALEKVTFGTNWVAQAEHGGYYQAVADGTYEACGIEVEIKPGGPQANNRILLPVGKIDFLMGGNMLQAFSAIEQGIPTTVVAAHFQKEPQILMTHPDQGLDTWESLKDINLLIGKGGLNSFYQWMKSEFGFKDEQVRPYTYNSAPFLADKKLGQQGYITSEPYAIETEGGFEPNIFLIADYGYDTYSTTVETRTELVETKPEVVKCFVDGSAIGWVNFLYGDNSKALEMIKKDNPGMTDGQLAFSIDKLKSYGIVDSGDALTMGIGAMTDERNKSFFEKMVAAGVVNGDVDYTKSYTLEFVNNGVGLDRKKELTAN